From the Tribolium castaneum strain GA2 chromosome 2, icTriCast1.1, whole genome shotgun sequence genome, one window contains:
- the LOC657925 gene encoding glyoxalase domain-containing protein 4 — MAFITGRALHYVFKVPDRKQTAIFYREILGMKVLRHEEFADGCEAVCNGPYANRWSKTMVGYGPESTHFAMELTYNYGVKSYEKGNDFRGITIRSKEALQRAKENNWPILAGNILEAPGGYKFHIIDEPQPTDRDPVVKVTLSCSNLTKSINYWNGVLGLKIFGRTDKTVLLGFKESEAKLELEEIGGPVERAKAYGRIAFSCLAAEQPKIAKKIEEHKHTIFKPLISLDTPGKATVRVIILCDPDGHEICFVDEEGFSQLSQVDPDGDKLLDRYIARDKS, encoded by the exons ATGGCTTTCATCACAGGTAGGGCTCTGCACTATGTCTTCAAAGTCCCAGACCGGAAGCAAACTGCGATATTTTATCGCGAAATTTTGGGCATGAAAGTCCTGAGACATGAGGAATTTGCGGACGGGTGTGAGGCTGTATGTAATGG TCCTTACGCAAACCGGTGGAGCAAGACCATGGTCGGTTACGGTCCCGAATCGACCCATTTCGCCATGGAACTGACCTACAACTACGGCGTAAAGTCCTACGAGAAGGGCAACGACTTCCGTGGCATCACAATCCGCAGCAAAGAGGCCCTGCAGCGCGCCAAAGAGAACAACTGGCCCATCTTAGCCGGAAACATCCTGGAAGCGCCAGGCGGTTACAAATTCCACATAATCGACGAACCCCAACCCACCGATCGTG ATCCAGTAGTGAAAGTAACTTTGTCTTGTTCCAATTTGACCAAATCCATCAACTACTGGAACGGTGTCCTGGGCTTGAAGATATTCGGGCGCACGGATAAGACCGTCCTGCTGGGCTTCAAAGAGAGCGAGGCCAAGCTGGAGCTGGAGGAGATTGGCGGCCCGGTCGAGAGAGCTAAAGCGTACGGACGTATCGCCTTTTCCTGCCTGGCGGCAGAGCAGCCGAAAATCGCCAAGAAAATCGAGGAGCACAAACATACAATTTTCAAGCCTCTGATCTCGCTGGACACGCCTGGAAAGGCCACAGTCCGGGTCATTATTTTATGCGACCCTGACGGACACGAAATCTGCTTCGTGGATGAGGAGGGGTTCAGTCAACTGTCGCAGGTTGACCCCGATGGTGATAAGCTACTCGATCGGTACATCGCAAGAGATAAATCGTAA
- the LOC657843 gene encoding polymerase delta-interacting protein 3 isoform X3 produces MAKRPIRNNKPNLQTKKAQNARKANIVKKRVFTKPQVQDARQKLIQRKLSTVKDARDVLAKIAKGQDARNKLNKLRQKRSATANGNIKVIGQNIVQKIDKNGKISLVTNKSKSSTGINATIQKELGLVTSPKKAVVRRALAASRVPPTVHTAVLNEIDSYNQMLVRTYDPSLYKWSKPGMRTTASQLIGSLEGRVRGAKGEVFQGWQNFPINKPLRSPHGFIDLDAVDDEEMPMAPIAPIKQTITLQGSSRISNIHSRLDSPIEQDTHGIFGQPKTKVVVPAGHRIVVSNLQSTVTQDDVKELFEDIGQLLAARLVRPGVAEVIYKNLKDAQKAVDTYHNRQLDGQPMKCLLVNKRPLNNPTAPALTKMESQGFFGRNVTKKPSFALFVN; encoded by the exons ATGGCAAAACGCCCGATCCG CAACAACAAACCAAACCTCCAAACAAAAAAGGCACAAAACGCCCGAAAGGCCAACATCGTGAAAAAACGCGTCTTCACCAAGCCACAAGTGCAAGATGCGCGCCAGAAACTCATCCAGCGAAAGCTCAGCACCGTGAAAGACGCCCGGGACGTTTTGGCCAAAATCGCCAAAGGCCAGGACGCCCGTAACAAGCTCAACAAACTGCGCCAAAAACGGAGCGCCACCGCCAATGGCAACATCAAAGTGATTGGGCAAAACATCGTCcagaaaatcgacaaaaacggCAAAATCAGCCTCGTGACAAACAAGAGCAAGTCGTCGACCGGCATAAACGCCACGATACAAAAAGAGTTGGGCCTGGTCACCTCGCCCAAGAAGGCGGTCGTGCGCAGGGCCCTCGCGGCGTCCCGGGTGCCCCCGACCGTGCACACAGCCGTCTTGAACGAAATCGACTCTTACAACCAAATGCTGGTGCGAACTTACGACCCCTCCTTGTACAAGTGGTCCAAGCCGGGCATGCGGACCACCGCGTCGCAGTTGATCGGGTCGCTGGAGGGGCGCGTCCGTGGGGCCAAGGGCGAAGTCTTCCAAGGGTGGCAAAATTTCCCCATTAACAA GCCCCTTAGGTCGCCTCACGGGTTTATCGATCTTGACGCCGTCGACGATGAGGAAATGCCGATGGCTCCCATCGCCCCAATTAAGCAGACGATAACCTTGCAGGGCTCCTCGAGAATCTCGAATATTCACTCGCGGCTTGATAGCCCCATCGAGCAAGACACGCACGGGATTTTCGGACAGCCTAAGACCAAAGTTGTCGTGCCGGCGGGACATAGAATAGTAGTGTCTAATTTGCAGTCCACGGTTACGCAGGATGATGTTAAA GAATTGTTTGAAGATATTGGGCAGTTGTTGGCCGCTAGATTGGTACGTCCGGGAGTCGCTGAGGTGATTTATAAGAATTTAAAGGACGCGCAGAAGGCCGTGGATACTTATCATAATAGGCAGTTGGATGGGCAACCAATGAAATGTCTTTTGGTTAATAAGAGACCTTTGAATAATCCAACAGCCCCCGCGTTGACAAAAATGGAGAGTCAAGG GTTCTTTGGACGTAATGTTACTAAAAAGCCTAGCTTCGCACTTTtcgttaattaa
- the LOC657843 gene encoding polymerase delta-interacting protein 3 isoform X2 gives MAKRPIRNNKPNLQTKKAQNARKANIVKKRVFTKPQVQDARQKLIQRKLSTVKDARDVLAKIAKGQDARNKLNKLRQKRSATANGNIKVIGQNIVQKIDKNGKISLVTNKSKSSTGINATIQKELGLVTSPKKAVVRRALAASRVPPTVHTAVLNEIDSYNQMLVRTYDPSLYKWSKPGMRTTASQLIGSLEGRVRGAKGEVFQGWQNFPINKSPHGFIDLDAVDDEEMPMAPIAPIKQTITLQGSSRISNIHSRLDSPIEQDTHGIFGQPKTKVVVPAGHRIVVSNLQSTVTQDDVKELFEDIGQLLAARLVRPGVAEVIYKNLKDAQKAVDTYHNRQLDGQPMKCLLVNKRPLNNPTAPALTKMESQGLLNTIEVSGSSNSNKLVPDLSTIHKVLFQRK, from the exons ATGGCAAAACGCCCGATCCG CAACAACAAACCAAACCTCCAAACAAAAAAGGCACAAAACGCCCGAAAGGCCAACATCGTGAAAAAACGCGTCTTCACCAAGCCACAAGTGCAAGATGCGCGCCAGAAACTCATCCAGCGAAAGCTCAGCACCGTGAAAGACGCCCGGGACGTTTTGGCCAAAATCGCCAAAGGCCAGGACGCCCGTAACAAGCTCAACAAACTGCGCCAAAAACGGAGCGCCACCGCCAATGGCAACATCAAAGTGATTGGGCAAAACATCGTCcagaaaatcgacaaaaacggCAAAATCAGCCTCGTGACAAACAAGAGCAAGTCGTCGACCGGCATAAACGCCACGATACAAAAAGAGTTGGGCCTGGTCACCTCGCCCAAGAAGGCGGTCGTGCGCAGGGCCCTCGCGGCGTCCCGGGTGCCCCCGACCGTGCACACAGCCGTCTTGAACGAAATCGACTCTTACAACCAAATGCTGGTGCGAACTTACGACCCCTCCTTGTACAAGTGGTCCAAGCCGGGCATGCGGACCACCGCGTCGCAGTTGATCGGGTCGCTGGAGGGGCGCGTCCGTGGGGCCAAGGGCGAAGTCTTCCAAGGGTGGCAAAATTTCCCCATTAACAA GTCGCCTCACGGGTTTATCGATCTTGACGCCGTCGACGATGAGGAAATGCCGATGGCTCCCATCGCCCCAATTAAGCAGACGATAACCTTGCAGGGCTCCTCGAGAATCTCGAATATTCACTCGCGGCTTGATAGCCCCATCGAGCAAGACACGCACGGGATTTTCGGACAGCCTAAGACCAAAGTTGTCGTGCCGGCGGGACATAGAATAGTAGTGTCTAATTTGCAGTCCACGGTTACGCAGGATGATGTTAAA GAATTGTTTGAAGATATTGGGCAGTTGTTGGCCGCTAGATTGGTACGTCCGGGAGTCGCTGAGGTGATTTATAAGAATTTAAAGGACGCGCAGAAGGCCGTGGATACTTATCATAATAGGCAGTTGGATGGGCAACCAATGAAATGTCTTTTGGTTAATAAGAGACCTTTGAATAATCCAACAGCCCCCGCGTTGACAAAAATGGAGAGTCAAGG ATTGTTAAATACTATAGAAGTTTCTGGTTCGTCGAATTCAAATAAGTTAGTACCGGATTTATCCACAATCCACAAAGTATTATTTCAACGGAAATAG
- the LOC657843 gene encoding polymerase delta-interacting protein 3 isoform X1 has product MAKRPIRNNKPNLQTKKAQNARKANIVKKRVFTKPQVQDARQKLIQRKLSTVKDARDVLAKIAKGQDARNKLNKLRQKRSATANGNIKVIGQNIVQKIDKNGKISLVTNKSKSSTGINATIQKELGLVTSPKKAVVRRALAASRVPPTVHTAVLNEIDSYNQMLVRTYDPSLYKWSKPGMRTTASQLIGSLEGRVRGAKGEVFQGWQNFPINKPLRSPHGFIDLDAVDDEEMPMAPIAPIKQTITLQGSSRISNIHSRLDSPIEQDTHGIFGQPKTKVVVPAGHRIVVSNLQSTVTQDDVKELFEDIGQLLAARLVRPGVAEVIYKNLKDAQKAVDTYHNRQLDGQPMKCLLVNKRPLNNPTAPALTKMESQGLLNTIEVSGSSNSNKLVPDLSTIHKVLFQRK; this is encoded by the exons ATGGCAAAACGCCCGATCCG CAACAACAAACCAAACCTCCAAACAAAAAAGGCACAAAACGCCCGAAAGGCCAACATCGTGAAAAAACGCGTCTTCACCAAGCCACAAGTGCAAGATGCGCGCCAGAAACTCATCCAGCGAAAGCTCAGCACCGTGAAAGACGCCCGGGACGTTTTGGCCAAAATCGCCAAAGGCCAGGACGCCCGTAACAAGCTCAACAAACTGCGCCAAAAACGGAGCGCCACCGCCAATGGCAACATCAAAGTGATTGGGCAAAACATCGTCcagaaaatcgacaaaaacggCAAAATCAGCCTCGTGACAAACAAGAGCAAGTCGTCGACCGGCATAAACGCCACGATACAAAAAGAGTTGGGCCTGGTCACCTCGCCCAAGAAGGCGGTCGTGCGCAGGGCCCTCGCGGCGTCCCGGGTGCCCCCGACCGTGCACACAGCCGTCTTGAACGAAATCGACTCTTACAACCAAATGCTGGTGCGAACTTACGACCCCTCCTTGTACAAGTGGTCCAAGCCGGGCATGCGGACCACCGCGTCGCAGTTGATCGGGTCGCTGGAGGGGCGCGTCCGTGGGGCCAAGGGCGAAGTCTTCCAAGGGTGGCAAAATTTCCCCATTAACAA GCCCCTTAGGTCGCCTCACGGGTTTATCGATCTTGACGCCGTCGACGATGAGGAAATGCCGATGGCTCCCATCGCCCCAATTAAGCAGACGATAACCTTGCAGGGCTCCTCGAGAATCTCGAATATTCACTCGCGGCTTGATAGCCCCATCGAGCAAGACACGCACGGGATTTTCGGACAGCCTAAGACCAAAGTTGTCGTGCCGGCGGGACATAGAATAGTAGTGTCTAATTTGCAGTCCACGGTTACGCAGGATGATGTTAAA GAATTGTTTGAAGATATTGGGCAGTTGTTGGCCGCTAGATTGGTACGTCCGGGAGTCGCTGAGGTGATTTATAAGAATTTAAAGGACGCGCAGAAGGCCGTGGATACTTATCATAATAGGCAGTTGGATGGGCAACCAATGAAATGTCTTTTGGTTAATAAGAGACCTTTGAATAATCCAACAGCCCCCGCGTTGACAAAAATGGAGAGTCAAGG ATTGTTAAATACTATAGAAGTTTCTGGTTCGTCGAATTCAAATAAGTTAGTACCGGATTTATCCACAATCCACAAAGTATTATTTCAACGGAAATAG
- the Cen gene encoding cerebellar degeneration-related protein 2-like isoform X1 — protein MGDEHDSLPLSSLDCWDYSIELECLQGTQDLQLAAELGKTLLERNKELETALKQHQNVIEDQTQEIEYLTKQTVALREVSDSRLRIYEQLEVSIQDLERANHRLVLENSAGKKHIKTLTTNIESLETRCEELQTTIDDLRLQVDALKRRAQRPVEVKSTPPATITLRHVEKYDEEATPTSPEPKTHTIDAQCVKNSTPIKTEPPQVNNEDKENDDNLEQISQLMAQLRESKTQASRDQRRITELEEQLATMIQQNQALENQVIQLHHRDDDMKSMYDELSTLEEVRKGQMCSRCLRNIDRGSDVAEDDDSSILDNLMNSPQHHRSSFSLDVQEHVRTPSDKETGNLYKDLVEKYEALLEVHRQPHRQSKRNNGVSLQEELQMSGDFSVATTKDTDEESGLDSLKQVHPKARMTISHTPTDFSEAETSSSGFSDETSNKYTQTEDRPGAFLCTIADGEDRFSIYNDASPISSRFKNQPEYQDLFKEIFTVLKKTADTKTEIPKIEDKTPPRALPEDESQITELDDDSQSVVSSTMSELSMSQNEPTTIIENIIQAQNQPIPDAEVQEKPERVLKPLVRQPLEYLSVEVRKRSSSRRKNKFAERSDSPVTHIIGSPKISYSSRPSSGRKRRDFKNVPENDATWNGNTIQFWSSNRNIASPTPSQGSGKFEFRPSLASQELHKLKKLDLSYAEVVRKADSKKQVARQRRK, from the exons ATGGGTGACGAACATGACTCGCTCCCGCTCAGTTCCCTGGACTGTTGGGATTACTCCATCGAGCTGGAGTGCCTCCAGGGGACCCAAG ACCTACAACTAGCGGCCGAATTAGGAAAAACGCTTCTCGAACGGAATAAGGAATTAGAAACTGCCCTCAAACAACACCAGAATGTTATCGAAGATCAGACACAAGAAATTGAA tatCTTACGAAACAGACAGTTGCACTGCGTGAAGTCAGCGACTCCAGACTGCGGATCTACGAGCAGCTGGAAGTGAGCATCCAAGACCTGGAACGAGCCAATCATCGCCTAGTCCTTGAAAATTCCGCCGGGAAGAAACACATAAAAACACTAACCACAAACATCGAGAGTCTGGAAACCCGATGCGAAGAACTCCAGACGACTATCGATGATTTAAGACTGCAAGTGGACGCGTTGAAGAGGAGAGCACAGAGACCTGTAGAAGTTAAAAGTACACCTCCTGCCACCATCACACTACGACATGTCGAAAAATACGACGAGGAAGCGACACCGACGAGTCCAGAGCCCAAAACGCACACGATAGAT GCACAGTGCGTGAAAAACTCAACCCCGATCAAGACTGAACCCCCACAAGTCAATAATGAAGACAAGGAAAATGACGACAACTTGGAGCAAATCTCGCAGCTTATGGCACAACTTAGGGAGAGCAAGACTCAGGCGAGCAGGGACCAGAGGCGGATCACCGAGTTGGAGGAGCAGTTGGCGACGATGATCCAGCAGAACCAGGCGCTGGAGAACCAGGTCATCCAGCTGCACCATCGCGACGATGACATGAAGAGCATGTACGACGAGCTCAGCACCCTCGAAGAAGTCAg GAAGGGCCAGATGTGCAGCCGCTGCCTCCGCAACATCGACCGCGGCAGCGACGTGGCCGAGGACGACGATTCCAGCATCCTGGACAACCTCATGAACTCGCCCCAACACCACCGCTCTTCCTTCTCGTTGGATGTACAG GAGCACGTGCGGACTCCTTCCGACAAAGAAACCGGCAATTTGTACAAAGACTTGGTCGAGAAATACGAAGCTCTCCTCGAAGTCCACCGCCAGCCCCACCGCCAATCCAAGCGAAACAACGGCGTTTCGCTGCAGGAGGAGCTCCAAATGTCGGGCGACTTCAGCGTGGCCACCACGAAGGACACGGACGAGGAGAGCGGTCTCGACAGCCTCAAGCAAGTCCATCCCAAAGCCAGGATGACGATTTCGCACACGCCCACCGACTTCTCCGAAGCCGAGACCAGCAGTTCGGGTTTCTCCGACGAAACGAGCAACAAATACACCCAAACGGAGGACCGCCCAGGTGCCTTCCTGTGCACGATCGCCGATGGTGAAGACAGGTTTAGCATCTACAACGACGCTAGCCCCATCTCCAGCCGGTTTAAGAACCAGCCGGAGTACCAGGACCTCTTCAAGGAGATCTTCACAGTCCTGAAGAAAACTGCCGACACCAAAACCGAAATCCCCAAAATCGAGGATAAAACTCCCCCGCGAGCGCTTCCAGAGGACGAGTCGCAAATCACGGAACTCGACGACGACTCGCAAAGCGTCGTTTCGTCGACCATGTCCGAACTGTCGATGTCGCAGAACGAGCCAACTACGATCATCGAGAACATCATCCAGGCGCAGAATCAGCCGATCCCCGACGCCGAAGTCCAAGAGAAGCCCGAGCGGGTGCTGAAGCCGCTGGTGCGTCAGCCTTTAGAGTACCTGTCGGTGGAAGTCCGAAAGCGGTCGTCGAGCCGTCGCAAGAACAAGTTCGCCGAAAGGTCCGACTCGCCGGTTACTCATATTATCGGAAGTCCGAAAATCAGTTATTCGAGTCGGCCTTCGTCGGGACGCAAGCGAcgtgattttaaaaatgtgccaGAGAATGACGCCACTTGGAACGGCAATACTATTCAGTTCTGGTCGTCCAATCGCAACATTGCCTCGCCGACGCCGAGCCAAGGCAGCGGAAAGTTCGAGTTTCGGCCGAGTTTGGCCTCGCAGGAGTTGCacaagttgaaaaaattggaTCTGTCGTATGCGGAAGTCGTTAGGAAGGCTGATAGTAAGAAACAAGTCGCCAGGCAAAGGAGGAAATAA
- the Cen gene encoding cerebellar degeneration-related protein 2-like isoform X2 has protein sequence MASFRDLQMDWASLCQDCTECWTSEDLQLAAELGKTLLERNKELETALKQHQNVIEDQTQEIEYLTKQTVALREVSDSRLRIYEQLEVSIQDLERANHRLVLENSAGKKHIKTLTTNIESLETRCEELQTTIDDLRLQVDALKRRAQRPVEVKSTPPATITLRHVEKYDEEATPTSPEPKTHTIDAQCVKNSTPIKTEPPQVNNEDKENDDNLEQISQLMAQLRESKTQASRDQRRITELEEQLATMIQQNQALENQVIQLHHRDDDMKSMYDELSTLEEVRKGQMCSRCLRNIDRGSDVAEDDDSSILDNLMNSPQHHRSSFSLDVQEHVRTPSDKETGNLYKDLVEKYEALLEVHRQPHRQSKRNNGVSLQEELQMSGDFSVATTKDTDEESGLDSLKQVHPKARMTISHTPTDFSEAETSSSGFSDETSNKYTQTEDRPGAFLCTIADGEDRFSIYNDASPISSRFKNQPEYQDLFKEIFTVLKKTADTKTEIPKIEDKTPPRALPEDESQITELDDDSQSVVSSTMSELSMSQNEPTTIIENIIQAQNQPIPDAEVQEKPERVLKPLVRQPLEYLSVEVRKRSSSRRKNKFAERSDSPVTHIIGSPKISYSSRPSSGRKRRDFKNVPENDATWNGNTIQFWSSNRNIASPTPSQGSGKFEFRPSLASQELHKLKKLDLSYAEVVRKADSKKQVARQRRK, from the exons ACCTACAACTAGCGGCCGAATTAGGAAAAACGCTTCTCGAACGGAATAAGGAATTAGAAACTGCCCTCAAACAACACCAGAATGTTATCGAAGATCAGACACAAGAAATTGAA tatCTTACGAAACAGACAGTTGCACTGCGTGAAGTCAGCGACTCCAGACTGCGGATCTACGAGCAGCTGGAAGTGAGCATCCAAGACCTGGAACGAGCCAATCATCGCCTAGTCCTTGAAAATTCCGCCGGGAAGAAACACATAAAAACACTAACCACAAACATCGAGAGTCTGGAAACCCGATGCGAAGAACTCCAGACGACTATCGATGATTTAAGACTGCAAGTGGACGCGTTGAAGAGGAGAGCACAGAGACCTGTAGAAGTTAAAAGTACACCTCCTGCCACCATCACACTACGACATGTCGAAAAATACGACGAGGAAGCGACACCGACGAGTCCAGAGCCCAAAACGCACACGATAGAT GCACAGTGCGTGAAAAACTCAACCCCGATCAAGACTGAACCCCCACAAGTCAATAATGAAGACAAGGAAAATGACGACAACTTGGAGCAAATCTCGCAGCTTATGGCACAACTTAGGGAGAGCAAGACTCAGGCGAGCAGGGACCAGAGGCGGATCACCGAGTTGGAGGAGCAGTTGGCGACGATGATCCAGCAGAACCAGGCGCTGGAGAACCAGGTCATCCAGCTGCACCATCGCGACGATGACATGAAGAGCATGTACGACGAGCTCAGCACCCTCGAAGAAGTCAg GAAGGGCCAGATGTGCAGCCGCTGCCTCCGCAACATCGACCGCGGCAGCGACGTGGCCGAGGACGACGATTCCAGCATCCTGGACAACCTCATGAACTCGCCCCAACACCACCGCTCTTCCTTCTCGTTGGATGTACAG GAGCACGTGCGGACTCCTTCCGACAAAGAAACCGGCAATTTGTACAAAGACTTGGTCGAGAAATACGAAGCTCTCCTCGAAGTCCACCGCCAGCCCCACCGCCAATCCAAGCGAAACAACGGCGTTTCGCTGCAGGAGGAGCTCCAAATGTCGGGCGACTTCAGCGTGGCCACCACGAAGGACACGGACGAGGAGAGCGGTCTCGACAGCCTCAAGCAAGTCCATCCCAAAGCCAGGATGACGATTTCGCACACGCCCACCGACTTCTCCGAAGCCGAGACCAGCAGTTCGGGTTTCTCCGACGAAACGAGCAACAAATACACCCAAACGGAGGACCGCCCAGGTGCCTTCCTGTGCACGATCGCCGATGGTGAAGACAGGTTTAGCATCTACAACGACGCTAGCCCCATCTCCAGCCGGTTTAAGAACCAGCCGGAGTACCAGGACCTCTTCAAGGAGATCTTCACAGTCCTGAAGAAAACTGCCGACACCAAAACCGAAATCCCCAAAATCGAGGATAAAACTCCCCCGCGAGCGCTTCCAGAGGACGAGTCGCAAATCACGGAACTCGACGACGACTCGCAAAGCGTCGTTTCGTCGACCATGTCCGAACTGTCGATGTCGCAGAACGAGCCAACTACGATCATCGAGAACATCATCCAGGCGCAGAATCAGCCGATCCCCGACGCCGAAGTCCAAGAGAAGCCCGAGCGGGTGCTGAAGCCGCTGGTGCGTCAGCCTTTAGAGTACCTGTCGGTGGAAGTCCGAAAGCGGTCGTCGAGCCGTCGCAAGAACAAGTTCGCCGAAAGGTCCGACTCGCCGGTTACTCATATTATCGGAAGTCCGAAAATCAGTTATTCGAGTCGGCCTTCGTCGGGACGCAAGCGAcgtgattttaaaaatgtgccaGAGAATGACGCCACTTGGAACGGCAATACTATTCAGTTCTGGTCGTCCAATCGCAACATTGCCTCGCCGACGCCGAGCCAAGGCAGCGGAAAGTTCGAGTTTCGGCCGAGTTTGGCCTCGCAGGAGTTGCacaagttgaaaaaattggaTCTGTCGTATGCGGAAGTCGTTAGGAAGGCTGATAGTAAGAAACAAGTCGCCAGGCAAAGGAGGAAATAA
- the Cen gene encoding cerebellar degeneration-related protein 2-like isoform X3 has protein sequence MSASGLQDYFAEDDYTRNMLDDLQLAAELGKTLLERNKELETALKQHQNVIEDQTQEIEYLTKQTVALREVSDSRLRIYEQLEVSIQDLERANHRLVLENSAGKKHIKTLTTNIESLETRCEELQTTIDDLRLQVDALKRRAQRPVEVKSTPPATITLRHVEKYDEEATPTSPEPKTHTIDAQCVKNSTPIKTEPPQVNNEDKENDDNLEQISQLMAQLRESKTQASRDQRRITELEEQLATMIQQNQALENQVIQLHHRDDDMKSMYDELSTLEEVRKGQMCSRCLRNIDRGSDVAEDDDSSILDNLMNSPQHHRSSFSLDVQEHVRTPSDKETGNLYKDLVEKYEALLEVHRQPHRQSKRNNGVSLQEELQMSGDFSVATTKDTDEESGLDSLKQVHPKARMTISHTPTDFSEAETSSSGFSDETSNKYTQTEDRPGAFLCTIADGEDRFSIYNDASPISSRFKNQPEYQDLFKEIFTVLKKTADTKTEIPKIEDKTPPRALPEDESQITELDDDSQSVVSSTMSELSMSQNEPTTIIENIIQAQNQPIPDAEVQEKPERVLKPLVRQPLEYLSVEVRKRSSSRRKNKFAERSDSPVTHIIGSPKISYSSRPSSGRKRRDFKNVPENDATWNGNTIQFWSSNRNIASPTPSQGSGKFEFRPSLASQELHKLKKLDLSYAEVVRKADSKKQVARQRRK, from the exons ATGAGTGCGAGCGGTCTCCAGGACTATTTCGCCGAGGATGACTACACCAGGAACATGCTCGACG ACCTACAACTAGCGGCCGAATTAGGAAAAACGCTTCTCGAACGGAATAAGGAATTAGAAACTGCCCTCAAACAACACCAGAATGTTATCGAAGATCAGACACAAGAAATTGAA tatCTTACGAAACAGACAGTTGCACTGCGTGAAGTCAGCGACTCCAGACTGCGGATCTACGAGCAGCTGGAAGTGAGCATCCAAGACCTGGAACGAGCCAATCATCGCCTAGTCCTTGAAAATTCCGCCGGGAAGAAACACATAAAAACACTAACCACAAACATCGAGAGTCTGGAAACCCGATGCGAAGAACTCCAGACGACTATCGATGATTTAAGACTGCAAGTGGACGCGTTGAAGAGGAGAGCACAGAGACCTGTAGAAGTTAAAAGTACACCTCCTGCCACCATCACACTACGACATGTCGAAAAATACGACGAGGAAGCGACACCGACGAGTCCAGAGCCCAAAACGCACACGATAGAT GCACAGTGCGTGAAAAACTCAACCCCGATCAAGACTGAACCCCCACAAGTCAATAATGAAGACAAGGAAAATGACGACAACTTGGAGCAAATCTCGCAGCTTATGGCACAACTTAGGGAGAGCAAGACTCAGGCGAGCAGGGACCAGAGGCGGATCACCGAGTTGGAGGAGCAGTTGGCGACGATGATCCAGCAGAACCAGGCGCTGGAGAACCAGGTCATCCAGCTGCACCATCGCGACGATGACATGAAGAGCATGTACGACGAGCTCAGCACCCTCGAAGAAGTCAg GAAGGGCCAGATGTGCAGCCGCTGCCTCCGCAACATCGACCGCGGCAGCGACGTGGCCGAGGACGACGATTCCAGCATCCTGGACAACCTCATGAACTCGCCCCAACACCACCGCTCTTCCTTCTCGTTGGATGTACAG GAGCACGTGCGGACTCCTTCCGACAAAGAAACCGGCAATTTGTACAAAGACTTGGTCGAGAAATACGAAGCTCTCCTCGAAGTCCACCGCCAGCCCCACCGCCAATCCAAGCGAAACAACGGCGTTTCGCTGCAGGAGGAGCTCCAAATGTCGGGCGACTTCAGCGTGGCCACCACGAAGGACACGGACGAGGAGAGCGGTCTCGACAGCCTCAAGCAAGTCCATCCCAAAGCCAGGATGACGATTTCGCACACGCCCACCGACTTCTCCGAAGCCGAGACCAGCAGTTCGGGTTTCTCCGACGAAACGAGCAACAAATACACCCAAACGGAGGACCGCCCAGGTGCCTTCCTGTGCACGATCGCCGATGGTGAAGACAGGTTTAGCATCTACAACGACGCTAGCCCCATCTCCAGCCGGTTTAAGAACCAGCCGGAGTACCAGGACCTCTTCAAGGAGATCTTCACAGTCCTGAAGAAAACTGCCGACACCAAAACCGAAATCCCCAAAATCGAGGATAAAACTCCCCCGCGAGCGCTTCCAGAGGACGAGTCGCAAATCACGGAACTCGACGACGACTCGCAAAGCGTCGTTTCGTCGACCATGTCCGAACTGTCGATGTCGCAGAACGAGCCAACTACGATCATCGAGAACATCATCCAGGCGCAGAATCAGCCGATCCCCGACGCCGAAGTCCAAGAGAAGCCCGAGCGGGTGCTGAAGCCGCTGGTGCGTCAGCCTTTAGAGTACCTGTCGGTGGAAGTCCGAAAGCGGTCGTCGAGCCGTCGCAAGAACAAGTTCGCCGAAAGGTCCGACTCGCCGGTTACTCATATTATCGGAAGTCCGAAAATCAGTTATTCGAGTCGGCCTTCGTCGGGACGCAAGCGAcgtgattttaaaaatgtgccaGAGAATGACGCCACTTGGAACGGCAATACTATTCAGTTCTGGTCGTCCAATCGCAACATTGCCTCGCCGACGCCGAGCCAAGGCAGCGGAAAGTTCGAGTTTCGGCCGAGTTTGGCCTCGCAGGAGTTGCacaagttgaaaaaattggaTCTGTCGTATGCGGAAGTCGTTAGGAAGGCTGATAGTAAGAAACAAGTCGCCAGGCAAAGGAGGAAATAA